A stretch of Microbacterium sp. LWH3-1.2 DNA encodes these proteins:
- a CDS encoding SIMPL domain-containing protein translates to MSDVVITVRGEHETRIAPERAIAHLTIRAEGPERGAVVERMAALTEPVRDDLASRKSAGTVTEWTSQRVSVWSERPWNNDGKRLAPVHYATVDFSVTFTDFAVLSWWAGEVAEREGVQLGWIEWKLTPETRASVERQVATEAVGVAVARATAYAGALGLADVTAVELADVGLLAHPSTPEMAPAPRMLMAKASFASDAAGGGPAVQLQPEDIVISASVEARFTAR, encoded by the coding sequence ATGAGCGACGTCGTCATCACCGTCCGTGGGGAGCACGAGACCCGCATCGCCCCTGAGCGCGCAATCGCTCACCTGACCATCCGCGCTGAGGGACCCGAGCGCGGCGCCGTCGTCGAGCGGATGGCGGCGCTCACCGAGCCGGTGCGCGACGACCTCGCGTCGCGGAAGTCCGCGGGCACGGTCACCGAGTGGACGAGCCAGCGTGTGTCGGTATGGTCGGAGCGACCCTGGAACAACGACGGCAAGCGCCTCGCACCCGTGCACTATGCCACCGTCGACTTCTCGGTCACGTTCACCGACTTCGCCGTGCTGTCCTGGTGGGCGGGCGAGGTCGCCGAGCGCGAGGGCGTGCAGCTCGGCTGGATCGAATGGAAGCTCACGCCCGAGACGAGGGCTTCCGTGGAGCGGCAGGTCGCAACCGAGGCCGTCGGCGTGGCCGTCGCCCGTGCGACCGCTTACGCCGGGGCACTCGGCCTCGCGGACGTCACCGCGGTCGAGCTCGCGGACGTGGGACTGCTCGCGCATCCGAGCACTCCGGAGATGGCGCCGGCGCCGCGCATGCTTATGGCGAAGGCGTCGTTCGCCTCGGACGCGGCGGGCGGTGGACCCGCGGTGCAGCTCCAGCCGGAGGACATCGTGATCTCGGCGTCCGTCGAGGCCCGGTTCACCGCCCGATGA
- the smpB gene encoding SsrA-binding protein SmpB, translated as MPRERGEKVVATNRRARHEYAIEKTYEAGLVLTGTEVKSLREGRANLSDGYAYIDNGEAYLDAVHIPEYSQGHWTNHSSKRTRKLLLHKEEIVKLSHAISAGGYTLIPLKLYFSDGRAKVEIAVAKGKREFEKRQTIREREDKREAERAMRSRNRLGE; from the coding sequence ATGCCCAGGGAACGCGGGGAGAAGGTCGTGGCGACCAATCGTCGCGCGCGCCACGAGTACGCGATCGAGAAGACGTACGAGGCCGGTCTCGTGCTCACCGGCACCGAGGTGAAGTCGCTGCGCGAAGGCCGCGCGAACCTCTCGGACGGCTACGCGTACATCGACAACGGCGAGGCGTACCTCGACGCCGTGCACATCCCGGAGTACTCGCAGGGGCACTGGACGAATCACTCGTCGAAGCGCACGCGCAAGCTGCTTCTCCACAAGGAGGAGATCGTCAAGCTCTCGCACGCCATCTCGGCGGGCGGCTACACCCTGATTCCGCTGAAGCTCTACTTCTCGGACGGCCGCGCCAAGGTCGAGATCGCGGTCGCCAAGGGCAAGCGCGAGTTCGAGAAGCGCCAGACGATCCGCGAGCGCGAAGACAAGCGCGAGGCGGAGCGCGCGATGCGCTCCCGCAATCGTCTCGGGGAGTGA
- the ftsX gene encoding permease-like cell division protein FtsX — protein MRFGLIMSEAFTGLRRNLSMVVSVVLVTFVSLTFVGAAILMQMQIGTMRDFWVERAQVAVYMCTSISTPATCSAGEASPEQVEEVRAKLEGSALAPLIRDLTFLDHQQAYDELLQIAGEENASVITPEQVNETFRITLVDPEQSDVIIEAFTGMQGVELVKDQMQYLDPLFSALTIATYIAVGIAVLMLIAAVLLIATTIRLSAFARRRELGIMRLVGASNRFIQTPFILEGVIAALLGSILASAAVIAGVHFGVNNYLRNRVDFVTTWVGMADAWIVVPVLILVGVVLAALSASFAIRRWLRA, from the coding sequence ATGAGGTTCGGACTCATCATGTCGGAGGCGTTCACCGGTCTCCGGCGCAACCTCTCGATGGTCGTGTCGGTGGTGCTCGTCACGTTCGTGTCGCTGACGTTCGTCGGCGCGGCGATCCTCATGCAGATGCAGATCGGCACGATGCGCGACTTCTGGGTCGAGCGCGCGCAGGTCGCCGTGTACATGTGCACGAGCATCTCGACCCCGGCGACGTGCTCGGCCGGCGAGGCCAGCCCCGAACAGGTGGAAGAGGTGCGCGCGAAGCTCGAGGGCAGCGCGCTGGCGCCGCTCATCCGCGACCTCACCTTCCTCGATCACCAGCAGGCCTACGACGAGCTTCTTCAGATCGCCGGCGAGGAGAACGCGAGCGTCATCACGCCCGAGCAGGTGAACGAGACATTCCGCATCACGCTGGTCGACCCGGAGCAGTCCGATGTGATCATCGAGGCCTTCACGGGGATGCAGGGGGTCGAGCTCGTCAAGGACCAGATGCAGTACCTCGACCCGCTGTTCTCGGCGCTCACGATCGCCACGTACATCGCTGTGGGAATCGCGGTGCTGATGCTCATCGCCGCGGTGCTGCTGATCGCGACGACGATCCGTTTGTCCGCCTTCGCGCGGAGACGGGAACTGGGCATCATGCGCCTGGTGGGGGCATCCAACCGCTTCATCCAGACGCCGTTCATCCTCGAGGGTGTGATCGCGGCACTCCTCGGATCGATCCTCGCGAGCGCGGCCGTGATCGCGGGCGTGCACTTCGGCGTCAACAACTACCTGCGCAACCGGGTCGACTTCGTCACGACGTGGGTCGGCATGGCCGACGCGTGGATCGTGGTGCCCGTCCTGATCCTCGTCGGGGTGGTCCTCGCGGCGCTGTCGGCGAGCTTCGCGATCCGCAGATGGCTCCGCGCGTGA
- the ftsE gene encoding cell division ATP-binding protein FtsE, producing MIRFENVTKRFRGTSKPALSDVDFEVLRGEFVFLVGASGSGKSSCLRLILREETPSEGRVVVLGRDLRTLSNRKVPYFRRHVGAVFQDFRLLPTKTVFQNVAFTLQVIGSSRGFIQQAVPEVLALVGLAGKEKRFPHELSGGEQQRVAIARALVNRPQILLADEPTGNLDPATSIDIMQLLARINAGGTTVVMATHEAGFVDQMQRRVIELRHGEIIRDERHGGYGDRSSLPSLAPEPERGAAAVAALTAVLEVQREAAIAAAAGLDPTAVEDDDEVVGGETDAASAAASPSAGVAAAAAAAAAAVAVTAAEAQQAEGLAQALGEPVGEAAPEEAASVPAKPTHTQPIPLVDAVELQVEELGLADRLGLDARDDEVGPTS from the coding sequence ATGATCCGGTTCGAGAACGTCACGAAGCGCTTTCGCGGCACTTCCAAACCCGCCCTGAGCGATGTCGACTTCGAGGTGCTGCGCGGGGAGTTCGTCTTCCTCGTCGGCGCGTCGGGCTCCGGCAAGTCCTCCTGCCTGCGCCTCATCCTCCGCGAGGAGACGCCGTCAGAAGGGCGCGTGGTGGTCCTCGGCCGCGATCTGCGCACGCTGTCGAACCGCAAGGTGCCGTACTTCCGGCGGCACGTGGGCGCGGTGTTCCAGGACTTCCGACTGCTGCCGACGAAGACCGTGTTCCAGAACGTCGCGTTCACTCTGCAGGTCATCGGGTCGTCGCGCGGCTTCATTCAGCAGGCGGTCCCCGAGGTGCTCGCCCTCGTGGGCCTCGCCGGCAAGGAGAAGAGATTCCCGCACGAGCTGTCGGGCGGTGAGCAGCAGCGCGTGGCGATCGCCCGCGCGCTGGTCAACCGGCCTCAGATCCTCCTCGCCGACGAGCCGACCGGAAACCTCGACCCCGCGACATCCATCGACATCATGCAGCTGCTCGCGCGCATCAACGCCGGCGGCACGACCGTCGTGATGGCCACGCATGAGGCCGGCTTCGTCGACCAGATGCAGCGACGCGTCATCGAGCTGCGCCATGGCGAGATCATCCGTGACGAGCGTCACGGCGGCTACGGCGACCGGTCGAGCCTGCCGAGCCTGGCTCCCGAGCCGGAGCGCGGCGCCGCCGCGGTCGCCGCTCTCACCGCCGTGCTCGAGGTGCAGCGTGAGGCAGCCATCGCGGCCGCAGCGGGCCTCGACCCGACCGCCGTGGAGGATGACGATGAAGTCGTCGGTGGCGAGACGGATGCCGCGTCCGCGGCCGCCTCGCCCTCCGCCGGTGTCGCCGCGGCCGCGGCAGCCGCCGCCGCTGCTGTCGCCGTCACCGCGGCGGAGGCGCAGCAGGCGGAAGGGCTCGCGCAGGCCCTCGGTGAGCCCGTGGGGGAGGCCGCGCCGGAGGAAGCGGCATCCGTTCCCGCGAAGCCGACGCACACGCAGCCGATCCCGCTCGTCGACGCCGTCGAGCTGCAGGTCGAGGAACTCGGACTTGCCGACCGCCTCGGGCTGGACGCCCGTGACGACGAAGTGGGGCCCACGTCATGA
- the prfB gene encoding peptide chain release factor 2, producing MLDFDPSADIQALRSTFADIKAVVDVEALNADIERLSEEAGAPNLWDDVEKAQKVTSALSHRQAELKRITDVEQRLDDLDVLVELANEMDDEDSAEEARHEIAELEDIVSQLEVQTLLDGEYDERSAVVTIRSGAGGDDATDFAEMLLRMYLRWAERHKYPVKVMDTSYAEGAGIKSATFEIDAPYAYGTLSVEAGTHRLARISPFGSADKRQTSFAAVEVIPVMEEAVEVDIPENDLRVDVFRSSGPGGQSVNTTDSAVRLTHIPTGIVVSMQNEKSQIQNRAAAMRVLQTRLLLLKREEEAAKKKELAGTITASWGDQMRSYFLYGQQLVKDLRTGHEVGNPAIVFDGDLDGFISAGIRWRKRKDDD from the coding sequence ATGCTCGACTTCGATCCCTCCGCCGACATCCAGGCCCTGCGCTCCACGTTCGCCGACATCAAGGCCGTGGTCGACGTCGAGGCACTCAACGCCGACATCGAACGCCTGAGCGAGGAGGCCGGCGCCCCTAATCTCTGGGACGACGTCGAGAAGGCGCAGAAGGTCACCAGCGCCCTCAGCCACCGTCAGGCGGAGCTCAAGCGCATCACGGATGTCGAGCAGCGCCTCGACGACCTCGATGTGCTCGTCGAGCTCGCCAACGAGATGGACGACGAGGACTCCGCCGAAGAGGCCCGCCACGAGATCGCCGAGCTCGAGGACATCGTCAGCCAGCTCGAGGTGCAGACGCTCCTCGACGGCGAATACGACGAGCGCTCCGCGGTCGTGACGATCCGATCGGGTGCGGGGGGCGACGACGCCACCGACTTCGCCGAGATGCTGCTGCGCATGTACCTGCGCTGGGCCGAGCGCCACAAGTACCCCGTCAAGGTCATGGACACCTCTTATGCGGAGGGCGCCGGCATCAAGTCGGCGACGTTCGAGATCGACGCGCCCTATGCGTACGGCACGCTGTCGGTCGAGGCGGGCACGCACCGCCTCGCGCGTATCAGCCCCTTCGGCTCGGCCGACAAGCGCCAGACGTCCTTCGCCGCCGTCGAGGTGATCCCGGTGATGGAGGAGGCCGTCGAGGTCGACATCCCCGAGAACGACCTCCGCGTCGACGTGTTCCGCTCGTCGGGCCCGGGCGGCCAGTCCGTCAATACGACCGACTCTGCCGTGCGCCTCACGCACATCCCGACCGGCATCGTCGTGTCGATGCAGAACGAGAAGTCGCAGATCCAGAACCGCGCCGCTGCCATGCGCGTCCTCCAGACCCGCCTGCTGCTGCTCAAGCGCGAAGAGGAGGCCGCGAAGAAGAAGGAGCTCGCCGGTACGATCACCGCGAGCTGGGGCGATCAGATGCGCTCGTACTTCCTCTACGGCCAGCAGCTCGTCAAGGACCTCCGCACCGGTCACGAGGTCGGCAACCCGGCGATCGTCTTCGACGGCGATCTCGACGGCTTCATCTCGGCAGGCATCCGCTGGCGCAAGCGCAAGGACGACGACTGA